From Tachypleus tridentatus isolate NWPU-2018 chromosome 8, ASM421037v1, whole genome shotgun sequence, a single genomic window includes:
- the LOC143223581 gene encoding uncharacterized protein LOC143223581 encodes MEGVEGDNVFELQGEFRARSNTWPLPRPDNLNEKDGEKTEGMTVVNEQSQGSPPSDITVGGQPPKKSSARRNAWGNMSYADLITQAIQNSQDKRLTLSQIYDWMVQNVPYFKDKGDSNSSAGWKNSIRHNLSLHSRFMRIQNEGTGKSSWWVINPDAKPGKSTRRRATSMETQKYEKKRGRVRKKVEALRNGSDTSSISPPSTVSEGLDTFPESPSHLGFQLSPDFRPRASSNASSCGRLSPIPAVETDMHDSQVPRLSPIPWIPDLGLFMESSTGLDRYCTDQLGNSLAETVKLGEGDMDYQSKNQPGDSSPAISPLSSSNNFGLNNYQYNKQPNSDYKAFHSPVSDDKGLTNLQPHQQSPQHSPQLTETTNFQGLPSGHSNQQQQLPTVLSALQSFSPGLAKPQLSIKFSNLQCTSADHSSQKQVPKEVSIQHLSPGHSRQQQLPVKLSTLQRLSSGHATQHQHSTEMSTVQQLSPRQTSQQQLTTELPTLHISQEELTKKLAIIQALSTGHSNEQQLPQSDVSLDLSQDNMAALTSDQLYVDNFLDGSSPGQIPGQLVSLPHQNVLPNDLDLNMDILHGDLECDVDQVIRHELSVDGNLDFNFEVVNTISTTTNTVTSCSSTTTPVNQWVH; translated from the exons aTGGAAGGTGTAGAAGGTGATAATGTGTTTGAACTTCAGGGCGAGTTTAGGGCACGTTCCAATACGTGGCCTTTACCCCGCCCAGATAACTTAAATGAAAAAGATGGAGAAAAGACGGAAGGAATGACAGTGGTCAATGAACAGAGTCAAGGATCACCACCATCTGATATCACAGTTGGAGGTCAGCCACCTAAAAAAAGTTCAGCACGTCGCAATGCATGGGGAAACATGTCTTATGCAGATCTTATTACACAGGCTATCCAAAATTCGCAAGATAAACGTTTGACTCTCTCTCAGATATATGATTGGATGGTGCAGAATGTTCCTTACTTCAAGGATAAAGGGGATAGTAACAGTTCTGCTGGATGGAAG AACTCCATTCGTCACAACCTGTCCTTACATAGTCGTTTCATGAGGATACAGAACGAAGGTACTGGGAAAAGTTCGTGGTGGGTAATTAACCCAGACGCCAAGCCTGGGAAGTCCACGAGACGGAGGGCTACCAGTATGGAAACTCAAAAGTACGAGAAAAAGCGTGGCCGAGTGAGGAAGAAAGTGGAAGCACTGCGAAATGGATCGGACACCAGCTCTATAAGCCCTCCTTCCACAGTTTCTGAAGGCCTGGATACTTTTCCCGAGTCTCCATCACACCTTGGCTTTCAGTTAAGTCCAGACTTTCGTCCTCGAGCGTCGTCCAACGCAAGTTCGTGTGGACGACTCTCTCCTATCCCTGCTGTGGAAACTGACATGCATGATAGCCAAGTCCCGCGCTTGTCACCAATACCTTGGATTCCTGACTTAGGGCTGTTCATGGAGTCGTCTACTGGTCTCGACAGGTATTGTACAGACCAGCTTGGGAATTCCTTAGCTGAGACAGTGAAACTCGGGGAAGGAGATATGGACTATCAGTCTAAAAATCAACCAGGGGATTCGTCCCCGGCCATTAGCCCCTTAAGCTCTTCCAACAACTTCGGCTTGAACAACTACCAGTACAATAAACAACCAAACAGTGATTATAAAGCATTTCACTCTCCAGTGAGTGACGACAAGGGCCTAACGAATTTACAACCTCATCAGCAAAGTCCACAACATAGTCCTCAGTTAACAGAGACCACCAACTTTCAGGGTCTGCCTTCTGGTCACTCTAACCAGCAGCAGCAGCTTCCAACTGTACTGTCTGCCTTACAGTCATTCTCTCCTGGTCTCGCCAAGCCACAGCTTTCGATAAAATTCTCAAATTTACAGTGTACTTCCGCTGACCATTCTAGCCAAAAACAAGTCCCAAAAGAAGTTTCAATACAGCATTTGTCTCCTGGTCATTCGAGACAGCAACAGCTTCCTGTAAAACTGTCTACCTTACAGCGTCTATCTTCTGGTCACGCCACTCAACACCAACACTCGACAGAAATGTCTACTGTACAGCAATTATCTCCTAGACAAACCAGCCAACAGCAGCTTACAACAGAATTGCCTACTTTGCACATCAGTCAGGAAGAGCTCACCAAAAAGCTAGCGATTATTCAAGCTTTGTCTACTGGCCATTCTAACGAGCAGCAACTCCCACAGTCTGACGTCTCTTTGGATTTATCTCAAGACAACATGGCAGCATTGACTTCAGATCAACTCTATGTAGACAATTTCTTAGATGGCAGCTCCCCTGGTCAAATCCCTGGACAGTTAGTGTCTTTACCCCATCAGAATGTGCTACCAAATGATCTGGATCTGAACATGGACATACTGCATGGCGATCTCGAGTGTGATGTAGATCAGGTCATTCGACATGAATTGAGTGTAGATGGAAACCTTGACTTCAACTTCGAAGTGGTCAATACGATAAGCACTACTACTAACACTGTAACATCATGCTCCTCTACTACAACGCCAGTAAATCAGTGGGTACATTGA